Within the Sphingobium baderi genome, the region CTACCAGCTTCGCGCCGAGGCGAGCCATCGCGGTCACTACTACCACGAATACTGCATGACGATCTCGGTCGAGCGCGACAGTCCAACCTATCAGGATATGACGGCCGATGCGGAAGACGCCGTGGCCGAGGCGCTGCGCGACCTGGCCCGTTGGCTCTATCGGCAGCTCGAACGTGAACACGAATATCTCACCACGGACGAGGCCGTCGATGAGGTCATCGCCGCCAACGAATACACGTTCACGGCAACGGGCCGTCGCTTCGGCTGAACCAGGCAAGCGTCCTGCCATTCGGCAGGGCGCTTTTTGCATGCCAGCCACGGCCCACCTTTCGAGAGTCAGAGGAGGCCGGGACGGGTTTGAGCCTGTGCGGTCGAGAGAGAGCGCTGCGCGGGTCAATCCTGTCCTGCTCTCCCGAGGTCTCCTCCATGAACATGATTTCCGCATCTGCGGCGGCATCGGTCGCCGGGCCGCTTCCGCTTGTCCCCGACAGCCATGCCGCCACGTCCGTCTTTTCGGCGGCAGGTCTTCTTCTGCCTCACCTCGAGCGCGGCCAGCGCATCGACGCCGCCACGCTTCGCAGCGCGATGGAAACCGCCTTCGGCGCGTCCGATACCGCTGGCGCCTGGGACTGGAAAACCGCCTATGACGCCTGCGAGGCCGCGATCGTCCTGTTCCTGCGCAAGTACGGAAAGGCGCTTTTGCGTAAAGCCGGTTCGCCAGCCGATAGCCTGCCGCTGCTGACGCGGATCGCCGGGCTGCTGCCGACCCATACACGCCGCTCGGAGGAGGCGCAGACCTTCCAGCAATTCTCCACCCCGATCCCGCTGGGGCTGGCAGCGGCGACCGCGGCCGCCATCACGCCCGCCGACCGGGTTCTGGAACCCTCGGCCGGGACCGGACTGCTCGCCATCCTGGCCGAGATCGCTGGCGGCGCGCTCGTCCTCAACGAGCTGGCCGAGATGCGCGCCGGTCTTCTTACTTCCCTCTTTCCCGCCTTGTCCGTCGCGCGTTTCGACGCGGCGCAGATCGACGATCACCTCGATCCCGCCCTGGTCCCGTCCGTGGTGCTGATGAACCCGCCGTTCTCGGCGCTGGCGAATGTCCAGGGCCGCGTCGCCGATGCCGCCTTCCGCCACGTCGCTTCGGCGCTTGCGCGCCTTGCGCCCGGCGGGCGGCTGGTGACGATCACCGGCGCGAGCTTCGCCCCCGATAATCCTGCCTGGACCCCGGCCTTCGTCCGGCTGCAGGAGCGCGGTCGCGTGGTCTTCTCCGCCGCAGTCGATGGTTCTGTCTATGCCAAGCATGGCACGACGATCGATACCCGGATCACCGTCATCGACAAGCTGCCCGCCGACGATCCGGCAGTCTTCCCGACCTCTCCCGGCGCCGCACCGGATGCCGCCACACTGATGGTCTGGATCGGCGCGAGCCTGCCCGCGCGTCAGCCTGTCGATCCTTCAGTCGTTGTTCCGGTTGCCGCAGCGCCTACGCCTCGCACCGTGCGCGGCTATATCGCCGCCACGGCGAAAGCCGCCCGCCCGGCGCCGCAGACCGAACCGGAAGCCGCACCGCTCGACTATGAGATCGTCGATTGGCAGCCGGCCGAGGGCGGCCACATCACCGACGCCATCTATGAGGAATACGCGCTTCAGGTCATCCGTATTCCCGGCGCCCAGCCTCATCCAACCCAGCTCGTCCAGTCGGCGGCGATGGCGAGCGTCGCCCCGCCGAAGCCCAACTACCGGCCGCATCTGCCGAGGATCATTCTCGGTCTTCTGTCCGACGCGCAGCTTGAGACCGTCATCTATGCCGGCCAGGCCCATGCCGACCATCTCGCCGGGGCCTGGACCGTCGACGAGACCTGCGATGTGGTCAGCGCGGCGGCCGAGGACGCCAAGAACGCCGTCCGCTTCCGGCAAGGCTTCTTCGTCGGTGACGGCACCGGCGTCGGCAAGGGTCGGGAATCCGCCGCCATCATCCTCGACAACTGGATGCAGGGCCGCCGGAAGGCCGTCTGGATCTCCAAATCCGACAAATTGCTGGAAGACGCACAACGCGACTGGTCTGCGCTCGGCATGGAGCGCCTCCTGGTTACGCCGCTGTCGCGCTTCCCGCAGGGCAAGCCCGTGACGCTGCCCGAAGGCATCCTGTTCACGACCTATGCCACGCTACGCTCCGACGACCGCGGCGATAGGGTTTCCCGCGTCAAGCAGATCGTCGAATGGTTGGGCGAGGATTTCGATGGAGTGATCATCTTCGACGAGGCGCATTCGATGCAGAACGCCGCAGGCGGCAAGGGAGAACGGGGCGATGTCGCCGCCAGCCAGCAGGGCCGAGCCGGGCTTCGCCTCCAGCACGCCCTGCCGGATGCCCGCATCGTCTATGTCTCCGCGACCGGCGCCACTACGGTCCACAACCTCGCCTATGCCCAGCGCCTTGGCCTTTGGGGCGGCGAGGATTTCCCGTTCGCCACGCGGGCCGAATTCGTCGAGGCCATCGAGGGCGGCGGCGTCGCGGCGATGGAGGTTCTGGCCCGCGACATGCGCGCCCTCGGCCTCTACACCGCCCGGTCGCTGTCCTTCGCCGGCGTCGAATACGAGCTGGTCGAGCATGAGCTGACCCCGGAACAGACCCGCATCTACGATGCCTATGCCGGGGCCTTCGCCATCATTCACAACAATCTGGATGCGGCGATGGAAGCGGCCAATATCACCGGCAGCACCGGCACCCTGAATCGGCAGGCGAAATCCGCCGCGCGCTCGGCCTTCGAGTCGGCCAAGCAGCGGTTTTTCGGCCACCTCCTGACCAGCATGAAAACCCCGACGCTGCTCCGCTCCATCGCAGCCGATCTGGAGGCGGGCCATTCGGCCGTCATCCAGATCGTCTCGACCGGCGAGGCGCTTATGGAACGCCGGCTGGCCGAGCTGCCGACCGAGGAATGGAACGACGTCCGCGTGGACATCACCCCGAGGGAATATGTCCTGGACTACCTTGCCCATTCTTTCCCGGTGCAGCTCTACGAGCCGTTCACCGACTCGGAGGGCAATATGTCGTCGCGGCCCGTCATGCGCGACGGCCAGCCCGTCGAAAGCCGTGAAGCGGTCGCCCGCCGCGACGAACTGATCGCAAAGCTCGCCAGCCTGCCGCCGGTCCCCGGTGCGCTGGACCAGCTCATCCAGCATTTCGGCACCGATACCGTGGCTGAAGTGACGGGCCGGTCGCGGCGCATCATCCGCAAGGCTGGCAAGGGCGTCACTGTTGATCGCCTTGTCGTCGAAAACCGCGCAGCTTCGGCCAACCTGGCCGAAACCCAAGCGTTCATGGACGACGGCAAGCAGGTTCTGGTGTTCTCCGACGCCGGCGGCACAGGCCGCAGCTATCATGCCGAACTGTCGGCCCGGAACACGCGGTTGCGCGTCCATTACCTGCTCGAAGCCGGATGGAAGGCCGATACTGCGATCCAGGGGCTTGGCCGAACGCACCGGACCAACCAGAAGCAAGCGCCCCTGTTCCGGCCGATCACCACGAACGTCAAAGCCGAAAAGCGCTTCCTCTCGACCATCGCCCGCCGTCTCGACACCCTGGGCGCGATCACGCGCGGCCAGCGACAGACCGGCGGTCAGGGACTGTTCAGACCGGAAGACAACCTGGAGTCCCATTACGCACGCGACGCGCTGCGCCAGCTCTATCTCCTGCTGGTGCGCGGTAAGGTCGAGGGATGCTCGCTCGACCGCTTTGAGAGCGCCACCGGCTTGAAGCTGATGGACTCCAACGGCATCAAGGATGACCTCCCAGCCATCACGACCTTCCTGAACCGGCTGCTGGCCTTGACGATTGAGCTTCAGGGCGTGCTGTTCACCGCCTTCGAGCAACTTCTGACGGCGCGCATCGAGGGCGCCATCGCGTC harbors:
- a CDS encoding bifunctional class I SAM-dependent methyltransferase/DEAD/DEAH box helicase, producing the protein MNMISASAAASVAGPLPLVPDSHAATSVFSAAGLLLPHLERGQRIDAATLRSAMETAFGASDTAGAWDWKTAYDACEAAIVLFLRKYGKALLRKAGSPADSLPLLTRIAGLLPTHTRRSEEAQTFQQFSTPIPLGLAAATAAAITPADRVLEPSAGTGLLAILAEIAGGALVLNELAEMRAGLLTSLFPALSVARFDAAQIDDHLDPALVPSVVLMNPPFSALANVQGRVADAAFRHVASALARLAPGGRLVTITGASFAPDNPAWTPAFVRLQERGRVVFSAAVDGSVYAKHGTTIDTRITVIDKLPADDPAVFPTSPGAAPDAATLMVWIGASLPARQPVDPSVVVPVAAAPTPRTVRGYIAATAKAARPAPQTEPEAAPLDYEIVDWQPAEGGHITDAIYEEYALQVIRIPGAQPHPTQLVQSAAMASVAPPKPNYRPHLPRIILGLLSDAQLETVIYAGQAHADHLAGAWTVDETCDVVSAAAEDAKNAVRFRQGFFVGDGTGVGKGRESAAIILDNWMQGRRKAVWISKSDKLLEDAQRDWSALGMERLLVTPLSRFPQGKPVTLPEGILFTTYATLRSDDRGDRVSRVKQIVEWLGEDFDGVIIFDEAHSMQNAAGGKGERGDVAASQQGRAGLRLQHALPDARIVYVSATGATTVHNLAYAQRLGLWGGEDFPFATRAEFVEAIEGGGVAAMEVLARDMRALGLYTARSLSFAGVEYELVEHELTPEQTRIYDAYAGAFAIIHNNLDAAMEAANITGSTGTLNRQAKSAARSAFESAKQRFFGHLLTSMKTPTLLRSIAADLEAGHSAVIQIVSTGEALMERRLAELPTEEWNDVRVDITPREYVLDYLAHSFPVQLYEPFTDSEGNMSSRPVMRDGQPVESREAVARRDELIAKLASLPPVPGALDQLIQHFGTDTVAEVTGRSRRIIRKAGKGVTVDRLVVENRAASANLAETQAFMDDGKQVLVFSDAGGTGRSYHAELSARNTRLRVHYLLEAGWKADTAIQGLGRTHRTNQKQAPLFRPITTNVKAEKRFLSTIARRLDTLGAITRGQRQTGGQGLFRPEDNLESHYARDALRQLYLLLVRGKVEGCSLDRFESATGLKLMDSNGIKDDLPAITTFLNRLLALTIELQGVLFTAFEQLLTARIEGAIASGTYDAGLETLRAESFVVTDRQTIYTHPRTGAQTRLLTITERKRNHPVTLAEAIGNLDDPRAVLLVNERSGRAAVQVPTTSVMLDDGEIERRVRLIRPMEAHNIPVKTMPETHWVEADRDAFASAWNAEIAEVPEFSDSTLHMVTGLLLPIWKRLPNESTRVYRLQTDAGERIIGRRVSPAWVAHATATGVASITPEDAFTALMDGKTILDLAEGLQLRRVRVMGALRIELTGFTDTMRQRLTAYGLYHEIISWKLRFFVPVDAQGPVIIGKLFDRWPVERIGEREAA